Within Candidatus Delongbacteria bacterium, the genomic segment TCCTTCGGTTCTAATAGAATATTGGAAAATGTAAGTCTCGATATTTTTTCTGGAGAAGTAATATGCATAATTGGCAGATCTGGTATAGGAAAGTCAGTTCTAGTCAAACATATTAATCGATTAATAGAACCAGACAATGGTATTATTCTATTCCATGGAAAAGAAATTAACAAATTGAATAAAAAAGAACTCTATTCCATACGAAAGAAAATCGGATTTTTGTTTCAGTCTGGAGCTTTGTTTGATTCTATGAATGTTTTCGAGAATTTGGCTTTACCGTTGATAAAACACACAAATTTTGATAATGTAAAAATTAGTAAGCTTGTTTCTGAAAAACTGGAGATGGTTGGGATGCCTGGAGTAGAAAAATTGATGCCTTCTGAACTTTCAGGAGGAATGAGAAAAAGAGTTGGTTTAGCTAGGACAATAATTTTAGAACCTGAAGTAATTATATACGATGAACCAACTACTGGACTTGATCCCGTAATGTCTGACACTATAAATCAATTGATAAACAGTCTTAACAATAGATTGAAAGTTACTTCTATTGTCATAACTCATGATATGAAAACTGTCGAAACTGTGGCTGATTCTGTTGCAATGATTCATGACAGACAAATTATTTTCTATGGATCTAAGGAACAATTCTTCAGAAATGATAATGAAAACGTAAAGAATTTCATTAGAGGGATTAGCTCATGAAAATGCTTCTTATATTTATTATTTTAATTTTTCTATCAAAATCTTTAGCAATAGGAACAAGTGATAGAAAAACGAATACACTTCATAAAAAT encodes:
- a CDS encoding ABC transporter ATP-binding protein; this encodes MNKIIEIKNISKSFGSNRILENVSLDIFSGEVICIIGRSGIGKSVLVKHINRLIEPDNGIILFHGKEINKLNKKELYSIRKKIGFLFQSGALFDSMNVFENLALPLIKHTNFDNVKISKLVSEKLEMVGMPGVEKLMPSELSGGMRKRVGLARTIILEPEVIIYDEPTTGLDPVMSDTINQLINSLNNRLKVTSIVITHDMKTVETVADSVAMIHDRQIIFYGSKEQFFRNDNENVKNFIRGISS